CGATGATTGAACATGCGTATTTAGCCTAGCTGTACCGACGGCCATAAAACAGGGGAAGAAAGTTTCCCCTGTTTTTTATTATGCTACATCGTCCATGTAATGGCTGCGATTTAGTCCCTTGGTAAGTTCTGCATAGGGGAACTCTCTTTCTTATGGCGGTATAGAGTATAGCAACAACGGTATTGAGAAAGGTGAGAAAAAAATTATGCGGTTGAAAGCGCGCAGCATCGGCGTCGTTGCAGTGATAGGTAGTGTTGTCACCTCGTTATTAGCCGGATGTGGCCAAAATGCTACCAAGAATAGTGCACCGGCTCACTCCACAGTTTTATCCAAAACCGTCATTCATTTTCCTGGGGGGAACGTGAAGCCTTTAGCTCATCTCACCACGGTCTATGTGGCAGATGATAAGGATCCAGCAGGAGCTGGCATAATGTTAGCGAATGCATTAGGGTATTTTAAGCAACTTGGGATTCGCGTCAAATTAGAAACATTTAATTCCGGAGCTGATGAGTTTAATTCCTTGGCAGCCAATCAAATCGACGTCGCCCGGGGTCTCATCTCGGCGGCATTTTTTAACTCGTATTCCCAAGGTCTGCCGGTCTACTTAGTGGCTGACGGGGGACATAATTTGCCGGGACGACCGTATTTTGCCCTGGTTTTGCGTAAGAGCTTACAAGGTCGCATTAAAACATATTCCCAGTTAAAAGGACTAAAAATTGGTTTGGTATCCTTTGGCAATGTCAATCAGCTATTCTTAGACCGGGCTCTGGCTAAAGGGCATCTGACTAACCATGATGTACATCTGGTGGTTGTCGACTCGTTTTCCGATTTAGTCACAGCGATGGGCAATGGAGCGGTTGATGGTGCCATGTTGGTAGAACCGGATATTTACCGGGCGACGTCCGAAGGTATTGGCTTTGTATTTAAAGATCCGACACAATATGCTCCGCAAGAAGAAGCTTCGACATTGATGTTTTCCTCAAATTTTGTTAAGGATACCCCTGTCGCACGGCGATTCATTTTAGCGTATCTCGAAGGGGTTCGGTATTTTGATACGCACTTTGTCTATTCGCATCAGGGAGAAAATAGGGTGCTTCACATCATTAGCCAGGATTCTGGGGATCCTGTGTCACTACTTACCCATATCAATCCAGCAGGACTTTCTCCATATGGCACCTTTTCTGTGGCTCAAGTGCAACAAGACGAAAATTGGTACCAACAATATGGAACCGTGACCCATAATGTTCCCGCCACCAAATTGGTCAACTTAAGTTTTGTCAAATGGGCGGATCAAATTCTTGGACCATACCATTATCCAAAGAATCCCCATCCCTAATGATTCCTGAACAATGGCAAATGCGCCGAGGAGGTATATTTATGGCCCAAAGGATTAAGACGGAAAATCTTTCTCCGGACTTGCAAGTCGTGATCCGTAAGCCGTTTTCAGGTCATGCTTCATGGAGACGCGATTTCACGCATTCCTTGAATAATCGCCTGATCCAATTAGCTTCACCCATCGCTCTTTTGATTGTCTGGGAATTAATAGTTCTCTCTGGTGTGGTAAACGCGAAATTCTTTCCGGCACCGACCGAAATCGTCGGGTCATTTTGGCATCTGGCGAGCAGCGGATTATTATACCTTGACTTAAAAGCTAGCTTGTACCGGATATTGGCAGGGTTTTTTCTGGGTGCTATTCCCGGTTTGATTCTTGGTTTGCTGATGGGATTGTTTCCTTTCGTTCGCGCTGTTCTCGAGCCGGTGGTTTCGGCTACGTATCCCATTCCTAAGCTGGCTCTTTTACCGCTGTTTATGCTGATTTTCGGTATTGGTAATCTTGAAATGATTTTGGTGATTGCCACGGGAGCGATTTACCTGGTCTTAATTAATACGGTTTCTGGAGTGCTAGAAATCCCCTCGATATATTGGGATGTTGCCCGCGATCTCAAAGCGAACTGGTGGGATCGTTTTAAAACGGTAGCACTGCCGGGAGCGTTGCCGCTTATTTTTACGGGCCTTCGTTTATCGATGGGAATGGCTGTCCTACTGATTGTCGCGGCCGAAAGCGATGGAGCAAACCATGGTGTAGGCTTTCTCATTTGGCGAGCCTATGACATCTACAATATCCGTCAAATGTATGTCGCATTTGTCCTGTTATCGCTAATGGGATATCTCTTGACGTTAGTCATCAACGAAATTGAGCATGTCGTCGTTAAATGGCGATAAGTCAGCGTAAACCGGGGGGACTGATGATGGATGAGTCTCGATTAAGTATCGAAGTCAAACAGGTGAGTAAGCGATTTAAAAGCCGGCATCAAGAAATGGAAGCGATAACGGATATTTCCGTGAATGTTATGGCGGGGGAGTTTTTTTGTGTGGTAGGTCCCAGTGGTTGTGGGAAGACGACGCTGTTAAGGATTTTGGCGGGATTAGAAACGCAATCCGCCGGGGAAATTATCCTGCATTGGCAAGAACGCGATAGACCTCTGACCACCATGGTGTTCCAAGAACAATCAGCTTTTCCTTGGATGACGGTGCAACAAAATGTGGAATAT
The Sulfobacillus thermosulfidooxidans DNA segment above includes these coding regions:
- a CDS encoding ABC transporter substrate-binding protein, encoding MRLKARSIGVVAVIGSVVTSLLAGCGQNATKNSAPAHSTVLSKTVIHFPGGNVKPLAHLTTVYVADDKDPAGAGIMLANALGYFKQLGIRVKLETFNSGADEFNSLAANQIDVARGLISAAFFNSYSQGLPVYLVADGGHNLPGRPYFALVLRKSLQGRIKTYSQLKGLKIGLVSFGNVNQLFLDRALAKGHLTNHDVHLVVVDSFSDLVTAMGNGAVDGAMLVEPDIYRATSEGIGFVFKDPTQYAPQEEASTLMFSSNFVKDTPVARRFILAYLEGVRYFDTHFVYSHQGENRVLHIISQDSGDPVSLLTHINPAGLSPYGTFSVAQVQQDENWYQQYGTVTHNVPATKLVNLSFVKWADQILGPYHYPKNPHP
- a CDS encoding ABC transporter permease yields the protein MAQRIKTENLSPDLQVVIRKPFSGHASWRRDFTHSLNNRLIQLASPIALLIVWELIVLSGVVNAKFFPAPTEIVGSFWHLASSGLLYLDLKASLYRILAGFFLGAIPGLILGLLMGLFPFVRAVLEPVVSATYPIPKLALLPLFMLIFGIGNLEMILVIATGAIYLVLINTVSGVLEIPSIYWDVARDLKANWWDRFKTVALPGALPLIFTGLRLSMGMAVLLIVAAESDGANHGVGFLIWRAYDIYNIRQMYVAFVLLSLMGYLLTLVINEIEHVVVKWR